Proteins found in one Myxococcales bacterium genomic segment:
- a CDS encoding DUF790 family protein: protein MLPHSLLSVEPYAARAAFAEPRAGRGQTAQTGQAATPLVAPRYLGSRDEVWVARALQELSDLEGRRDAEIDHAWGETIEPTLRQMGARRRAAMGIKALLDRLQTSAVSAAADPRRIREVVFALSSQASRRPRAAVLEAAANVLLLTPREVEDGLFADREGARKRAGIPTGLSAASLVEKYNLALVQGLLLRAEWVGVDLRESIRAVVRYAKLRGLLADFSPGPDPETLRMGISGPLSLFRKTLKYGRALATFFPTLTATHSFSLGANCRLRERASSPEGTVRVVVDHHAPLPRTHALSPESDSAVERALIRDLRRSGSGWTIHRETRALRAGRHLVFPDFALRRGADEVLVEVVGYYTREYLTRKRASLQQASVRNLVVCVDTELDCGEGAFGEQAFVPFRKRVDVRALLAAAEGVARKSDGARVP from the coding sequence TTGTTGCCACATTCCCTGCTCTCGGTTGAGCCGTACGCCGCACGCGCCGCCTTCGCCGAGCCACGCGCTGGGCGGGGGCAGACGGCACAGACGGGGCAGGCGGCCACACCGCTCGTCGCGCCGCGCTACCTCGGCTCGCGCGACGAGGTGTGGGTCGCGCGCGCGCTCCAGGAGCTCTCCGATCTCGAGGGGCGCCGGGACGCCGAGATCGACCACGCCTGGGGCGAGACCATCGAGCCCACGCTGCGCCAAATGGGGGCGCGGAGGCGCGCCGCGATGGGCATCAAGGCCCTGCTCGATCGCCTCCAGACGAGCGCCGTCTCGGCGGCCGCGGATCCGCGGCGCATTCGCGAGGTCGTCTTCGCGCTCTCCTCGCAGGCCAGCCGACGCCCCCGAGCCGCCGTGCTCGAGGCGGCCGCCAACGTGCTCTTGCTCACCCCACGTGAGGTCGAAGACGGCTTGTTCGCCGACCGCGAGGGTGCGCGAAAGCGAGCGGGGATCCCGACGGGGCTCTCGGCCGCGTCGCTCGTGGAGAAGTACAACCTGGCGCTGGTCCAAGGGCTCCTCCTCCGGGCAGAGTGGGTCGGCGTCGACCTCCGCGAGTCGATCCGCGCGGTGGTCCGCTACGCCAAGCTGCGGGGCCTCCTGGCAGACTTCTCTCCAGGGCCGGACCCGGAGACGCTCCGCATGGGCATCTCCGGGCCACTCTCGCTCTTCCGGAAGACACTCAAATACGGGCGCGCGCTGGCCACGTTCTTCCCCACGCTGACGGCGACGCACTCCTTCTCGCTGGGGGCCAACTGCCGGTTACGAGAGCGGGCGAGCTCGCCTGAGGGGACCGTGCGCGTGGTCGTGGACCACCACGCGCCGCTGCCGAGGACCCACGCCCTCTCCCCCGAGTCCGACAGCGCGGTGGAGCGGGCCCTCATCCGCGACCTACGCCGGAGCGGATCGGGGTGGACCATCCACCGGGAGACACGGGCGCTCCGGGCCGGGCGTCACCTGGTGTTCCCCGACTTCGCGCTTCGTCGCGGCGCCGACGAGGTGCTCGTGGAGGTCGTCGGCTATTACACGCGCGAGTACCTCACGAGAAAGCGCGCGTCGCTCCAGCAGGCCTCCGTCAGGAACCTGGTGGTCTGCGTGGACACCGAGCTCGACTGCGGCGAGGGCGCCTTTGGCGAGCAGGCGTTCGTGCCGTTTCGGAAGCGCGTGGATGTGCGGGCGCTGCTCGCGGCGGCAGAGGGGGTAGCGCGGAAGAGCGACGGCGCGCGGGTCCCGTGA
- a CDS encoding Uma2 family endonuclease: MSQAQRHATYDDLLAVPDRKLAQIVEGVLHVHPRPGSPHARAASLMGIDIGGPFDRGRGGPGGWLIFDEPELHLGSDIVVPDLAGWRRERMPEMPEAPHFTMPPDWACEVLSPSTSKLDRGPKRRVYAREHVSYLWLVDPAAKTLEAFRIEGDRYLLIATHEDDDRVRVAPFDAVELELAAWWSR; the protein is encoded by the coding sequence ATGTCCCAGGCGCAGCGCCACGCGACGTACGACGACCTGCTCGCCGTGCCCGACCGCAAGCTCGCGCAGATCGTCGAGGGCGTGCTCCACGTTCATCCCCGGCCGGGCAGCCCTCACGCGCGGGCCGCCTCGCTCATGGGGATCGACATCGGCGGGCCGTTCGATCGCGGCCGCGGTGGGCCCGGCGGGTGGCTCATCTTCGACGAGCCCGAGCTCCACCTCGGCAGCGACATCGTGGTGCCAGATCTCGCGGGATGGCGCCGCGAGCGCATGCCCGAGATGCCCGAAGCCCCCCACTTCACGATGCCACCCGACTGGGCCTGCGAGGTGCTCTCCCCGAGCACAAGCAAGCTCGACCGCGGTCCGAAGCGGCGCGTCTACGCGCGTGAGCACGTCTCGTATCTCTGGCTCGTGGACCCGGCGGCGAAGACGCTCGAGGCGTTTCGCATCGAAGGTGACCGCTACCTGCTCATCGCGACCCACGAGGACGACGACCGGGTGCGCGTGGCCCCGTTCGACGCCGTGGAGCTCGAGCTCGCGGCGTGGTGGTCGCGCTAA
- a CDS encoding Uma2 family endonuclease: MAHSPKPERGPFRTHDIAPGDRHELSRGNAIYCAPTGGAGARGTGYAFELLDSDPAVESAGVDAGFAPSDDTLRAPDVSVGVPDQPGWIKGAPPLALEYAGTGQDEASLQSKIADLLEAGTRWVWVVRLVGPRRVEIYEPGKDPIVKSTGDELFAPGVLQNPVRAEALWDRKAAHEGTLRNLLQRAGYGSLDAVREEGREEGREEGREEGREEGRASAVLGVLAARGWAVPEALRARVLACRDAAVLDTWLRRGVTEGSLDAVFD; this comes from the coding sequence ATGGCCCACAGCCCCAAGCCCGAGCGAGGCCCCTTTCGCACGCACGATATCGCGCCCGGCGATCGTCACGAGCTCTCTCGTGGGAACGCCATCTATTGCGCGCCCACAGGCGGCGCAGGGGCGCGTGGGACGGGCTACGCGTTCGAGCTCTTGGACTCGGACCCGGCGGTCGAGTCGGCCGGCGTGGACGCGGGCTTCGCCCCTTCGGACGACACGCTGCGCGCCCCCGACGTGTCCGTGGGGGTCCCCGATCAGCCGGGCTGGATCAAGGGCGCGCCCCCGCTCGCGCTGGAGTACGCAGGCACCGGGCAAGACGAGGCCTCGTTGCAGTCCAAGATCGCGGACTTGCTGGAGGCGGGGACCCGCTGGGTGTGGGTCGTCCGCCTCGTGGGCCCGCGCCGCGTGGAGATCTACGAACCGGGCAAAGACCCGATCGTGAAGAGCACCGGCGACGAGCTGTTCGCGCCCGGCGTGCTCCAGAACCCTGTCCGAGCCGAGGCGCTGTGGGACCGCAAGGCCGCGCACGAGGGCACGCTTCGCAACCTGCTCCAGCGGGCGGGGTATGGAAGCCTCGACGCGGTCCGCGAAGAAGGCCGCGAAGAAGGCCGCGAAGAGGGCCGCGAAGAAGGCCGCGAAGAAGGCCGCGCCAGCGCGGTGCTCGGCGTCCTCGCGGCCCGCGGCTGGGCCGTGCCCGAAGCTCTTCGGGCCCGCGTGCTCGCCTGTCGCGACGCCGCGGTGCTCGACACGTGGCTCCGACGCGGCGTCACCGAGGGCTCGCTCGACGCGGTGTTTGACTGA